The DNA segment CACCGGGATACCTTCGGCGCAATGCGTCGGGAACACGAATATGTCAAAATAATGGTATATGCGTTTTACCGTAGCCTCGTCGAGAAAAGGAAGGATGAACACATTGCCTTCCAGCCCCTTCTCTTTTATCATATTCTCCACGACACCGCGTTCTTCCCCGAATCCACCGACGTAAAAATACATCTCTTTCTCCCTTAAAATGGGCGGTATGGCGTCCAGGAAATCGTATATACCCTTTTCCCTTACAAGCCGGGAAAGATACAGCACCCGGGGGAGGTTCCCGGCCTCATGGGAAAAATACACGGAATCCTCTTCTTTCTTCGGAAAATCACGTATATCGACCGCGTTCTTCATGACGCGGTATTTGTGGTCCGGGGCGTCGAAACATTTCATGAACTCTTTTTTTTCGGCGTTCGTCCCCACACACACCACGTCCGACAACCTTATCAGCGTCCTCCCCAGCCATCTCCAGAAAGGCTTCATCCCCGACAGGAACTCCCGGTTACTGCCATGCGCCTTCAGTACGAACCTTACGTTGAGTGCCCGGGCCGTTAACGCGAAGAATATATCACGTGAAACCGACATCCAGTCGAAACTCGAGTTGAAATGTACGATGTCCGGCCTGAACATCAGGCATTTCAGGTCGAACCTCACCCAGTCAGCGAAACGCGTCACGAACCGGAACAGGAAATTGTCCCTGTCGGTGAAAGACCCGCAATAAAAGAACTCCATTTCTCCCGGCGAGAGTTTTTTTACGGCGGATATGAACACGTCCTCCGTCTGTTTGATCCCTCCGACCTTCCTTCTGGGCAGCACATACAATATCCTCATGCGGGCCCGCCTTTCGTCCCCGTGTACGCGAGCATATCCCTGAGCGTCCTGTCAAGATCATATTCCGGCGCCCAGCCCAGAGCCTTTATCAAGCTTATATCGGCCCTCTGGTACGGGACCTTTTGCGAGCCTTTCCTTTCCCTTACACACTGCCGGGCCAGACCCGACAGATCAAGCAACCTGTTAAGGACGGTCTGTAATTTTACGGCTCGTCCCGAACCCACGTTATATGCCCGCCCGGGTTCCCCTTTTTCCGCGAGCAGCATATACGCCCGCGCGGCGTCACGCACATCCACGAGATCCCTGTACGCCGACAGGTCAAGCGTATCGATCTTCCGTATCTTCCCCGTTCTATATTCCGATATTCGTTTTACGAAATTCCCGCACGCGAGCTTATCCGTCTGCCCCGGGCCGATAAGGTTGAATATCCTGGCGGTGACCACGTTAAGTCCGTACATCCTGAAAAAAAGGTCCGCGGTACACGTCTGCAGGAGTTTGCTCGCCCCGTACATGGAAACTGGCCTCGGAGGGCAAGATTCCCCTATACCTTTTTTGCCGGCATACCCGTACTCAGCGGAAGAACCGGCATTCACCACGGTCACCTTCTTTCTGTACGGTAAAAGCCCGGCCAGGAAAACGTGCAGCATAGCCGCGTTGGCCGTCAGAAGGTCCTCCGGCCCCACCCCATGTGTCACTCCGGCCAGATGGAAACATGTTATTCTTGTGGCTGCGTCCATATGCGGAAGCAGCCTGGCCGGGAACCCGCGCAAGAGGTCCACCCGGATGAACTCATCCACATCCGGAACAGATCTTTTCCCGCCCGCGGCATCAACACCCGCGATCACGGCCCCGGGCGCTTTTTTCCTCAAGAGCTCCAAAAGGACACGACCCGTAAAACCAGCGGCTCCGGTCACTATCACCAGTTCCTTACTTTTCACTTATATCCTCTTCCTGCCACTTTTTTCCCAAAAATCCAGTGCCCGGCTATAATCCTCAGGGGTCCCGATATCGAACCAGTCACCCTTCATCATGAACACTTTTACTTTCATGCCTTTGTCCTTGAGCCTGATCATAAGTTCAGGAAGATCCAGGTGTTCCCCCTTTTTTATGAACTTAAGCGCCTCCGGGCTGAAACAATATATACCCGTGCTGACAATATGCGTGTATTCCGGTTTTTCATGGTAATCCGTAAGGTACCCGTCCCGGTCATGCTCGATCATACCCAGGCTCGAGCGTTGTTTTTTCCTGTAACAGCATATGGTCGCGATCGAGCCCGCTTTTTTATGCGCTTTTACGAGGTCGCCGAGGTCCATATCCGCCAGGACATCACCGTTCATCACCAGAAAGTCCGATCTTTCGCCTTTAAGCGCCTTTATGGGGCCCGCCGTACCGAGCGGCCTGGTCTCCCGGGCATAGGATATCTTGACCCCGAATTTCCTACCGTTACCAAAATAGGCCTCAACAAGTTCGGCCAGGTACCCGACCGCGAACACCATATCCTTGACCCCCGCCCGCTTGAGCTGCCCCACTACGATCTCCAGTATGGTACGGTCCCCCAGGGGGAAAAGCGGTTTAGGTACGGTAGCCGTGAACGGTGCCAGTCGCGTCCCCTTACCTCCGGCCAGTATTAATGCCTTCATGCCGTGTCCCTCTTTTCTTTTTGAACATCACAATATTTTAACGCCATGCCGAAGAACCCCCATATTGGTATGGCAAAATAAGGAAGCTCCAGTATGACCTCGAAATTCGCCACCACCAGCCAGTACAGGACGCCTGCCGCGATAAAAACGCCTTTTATCCCAGCATACATTATAGCCCGACGCGCAAGCCGCACGAAGAATGCCCATATCAACACTACTATGCCCACGCCGACAGCTCCCGCCCGATACATCATGTGCAGGTAAGAATTATGCGGCTCAAGCCACCTGTCCCCCACGGACCACTTAAGGCTCATGAATATACCCGGTTCTATAGGCCGGCCGAGGTCCATGCCGAATACCGGCATTTCCTCAGCGTATTCCCCTGCCATATAGTGCCAGAGATAGAGCCTCCATAAGATGTTCTTATACGCGTCCTCCAGGGACCTCTGGTATCCCGGGTCATTGTATTTCTCCTGCGGAGCCCTGTATCTATCCTCAGCCGTGTTCTTTTTGTAGAGCAGAAGCTCATATCTTGACATATCGTATTTATAATTTTTTCCCTCCGCGGCTTCCGCCATATATTTCTTGTGGTAATTCATGAGTTCATCCACCTTCACGACGGACTTGATGGCGTTGGGATCCACGAACATGACCGCGCCAAGCGCGAAAAGCAGGAGTACTCCCACGAGTATCCTGCGGGAAATGATCACACCCCTCTTTTTCCGCGCCAATGTCAGTCCCGTGACAATAAATAGCATGGAGCATATCTCGGCAAAAAACACACCCCTGTGGACCGCATAGAGCGCCCTGTATGGGAATACCGCAAGAAAGAGCCCCAGGAACGCGTTCCTCCTGTCATCCCGTATAAGGGATATCACGAACATAAGAAATACCAATAGATACGTATACGCGAAATACGGGTCGGGGACACGCAACGTGAAAAGCACCCCGACCGCCAGCGCGATAAGATATCGCGTGGGTTTTGCCACCAGATATCTCGCGTCAAAGAACTCGTAGAAGAACACGGCGAATACCGGGTAAAGGAAAAGCGCCGTATTCCTCAAGGAAAGCGCCCCCCATCCATGTACCCGTGAATGGCCTTCCACGCGACGAACAATAGATATACCAATAACGCCGCGTCCCATTTCCCGGAACGGGCCCCGCGCAGCATCCTTTTTACGCAGTACAATACGGCGCAGAAAGCCATTAACGCCTCCCCCACGAACAACGGTATCCCGGAAAACAATAACGCGACGGTCCTTTCCGCGAAAAACGATGTTTCCACCGAGTACATGAGCGCGAAGACACCGAACACGGCCAGGGCCGTTATATCCACTATTCGGGCCGCCATATTTTTCCCGATCCCTATGCTCATACCACGTATCCGTCCCTCCGGTAACACGCGATGTTCTCTTCCCTGCCGAACCATTCGATCGTCGACCTGAGCCCGTTTTCCAGCGTGTACCCGGGACCCCATCCGGTCAGGTCCTTTAATTTCGCCGGGTCCCCCACAAGCCTTTCCACTTCGCTCTTTTCCGGCCTCGTACGTTCCCGCGCTTTCCTTATGATCGCGGAGCTCCCGGTTATTTCCCTGATCTTATCAGCGAGCTCTCCTATGGATATCTCCTCGCCCGTGGCTATATTTATCTCTTCACCTATCGTCCGGTCCGACGCGGCTATCGCGATGAAACCATTGACCGTGTCTTTAACATATACCAGGTCCCTTGTGGGATGTAGCGCTCCCAGCTCAATCTCCTTCTTCCCTGACAATATCTGCGTGACCACCGTCGGTATTATGGCGCGGGCGGACTGACGCGGCCCGTATGTGTTGAACGGCCGAACAATGGCTACCGGTAAGCTGAAACTACGGTAGAACGACTCGGCCAGGGCGTCCGCTCCTATCTTCGTGGCCGAGTAAGGCGATTGTCCCTGGCGGGGGTGGTCCTCACTCATCGGTACGCTTATCGCGGTCCCATATACCTCCGAGGTCGACGTTACAAGCACCTTGTCCACCCCGGCGTCACGGGCGGCCTGAAGCACGTTCAAGGTACCTTTTACGTTCGTGTCCACATAGCTCTCGGGGGAACAATAACTGTAGGGGATCCCTATAAGCGCCGCGAGATGGAACACCACGTCCACGCCCTTCATGGCCTCCCGCACGGAGTTGATGTCGCGTACGTCCCCCATGAAGACATCCGGTCCGGCATCCCCCGCGCCGCAGGCAGTTTCAAGCCAGCCGTATGACCCCATGAAATTATATAGCACCATCGCCTTTACGTCGCATCCCAGCCCGATAAGAGCCTCCGTGAGATGGCTGCCGATAAAACCTTCCGCCCCTGTAACAAGTATTTTTTTACCCTTAAGGTCCATTTTCCTCTCCTCTTATTGTTCGTTGTCCGTCATCCTGCCGGAGAACATACATTTCTTGAACGCGGACTTCGCGCCATAATACGTTTTGCGCGCGAATTCACCTAAAGCCGCGTTA comes from the Candidatus Omnitrophota bacterium genome and includes:
- a CDS encoding glycosyltransferase family 4 protein translates to MRILYVLPRRKVGGIKQTEDVFISAVKKLSPGEMEFFYCGSFTDRDNFLFRFVTRFADWVRFDLKCLMFRPDIVHFNSSFDWMSVSRDIFFALTARALNVRFVLKAHGSNREFLSGMKPFWRWLGRTLIRLSDVVCVGTNAEKKEFMKCFDAPDHKYRVMKNAVDIRDFPKKEEDSVYFSHEAGNLPRVLYLSRLVREKGIYDFLDAIPPILREKEMYFYVGGFGEERGVVENMIKEKGLEGNVFILPFLDEATVKRIYHYFDIFVFPTHCAEGIPVSLLNAIVCGTPVVTTRFRFAMDYMKDPDNCLFVEKGTPGDIASKVLFLEANRDIAGKMRTNNSTLGKIFDKKMVALEYMDIYNGEDNGS
- a CDS encoding NAD-dependent epimerase/dehydratase family protein is translated as MKSKELVIVTGAAGFTGRVLLELLRKKAPGAVIAGVDAAGGKRSVPDVDEFIRVDLLRGFPARLLPHMDAATRITCFHLAGVTHGVGPEDLLTANAAMLHVFLAGLLPYRKKVTVVNAGSSAEYGYAGKKGIGESCPPRPVSMYGASKLLQTCTADLFFRMYGLNVVTARIFNLIGPGQTDKLACGNFVKRISEYRTGKIRKIDTLDLSAYRDLVDVRDAARAYMLLAEKGEPGRAYNVGSGRAVKLQTVLNRLLDLSGLARQCVRERKGSQKVPYQRADISLIKALGWAPEYDLDRTLRDMLAYTGTKGGPA
- a CDS encoding sugar phosphate nucleotidyltransferase; this translates as MKALILAGGKGTRLAPFTATVPKPLFPLGDRTILEIVVGQLKRAGVKDMVFAVGYLAELVEAYFGNGRKFGVKISYARETRPLGTAGPIKALKGERSDFLVMNGDVLADMDLGDLVKAHKKAGSIATICCYRKKQRSSLGMIEHDRDGYLTDYHEKPEYTHIVSTGIYCFSPEALKFIKKGEHLDLPELMIRLKDKGMKVKVFMMKGDWFDIGTPEDYSRALDFWEKSGRKRI
- a CDS encoding NAD-dependent 4,6-dehydratase LegB, with the translated sequence MDLKGKKILVTGAEGFIGSHLTEALIGLGCDVKAMVLYNFMGSYGWLETACGAGDAGPDVFMGDVRDINSVREAMKGVDVVFHLAALIGIPYSYCSPESYVDTNVKGTLNVLQAARDAGVDKVLVTSTSEVYGTAISVPMSEDHPRQGQSPYSATKIGADALAESFYRSFSLPVAIVRPFNTYGPRQSARAIIPTVVTQILSGKKEIELGALHPTRDLVYVKDTVNGFIAIAASDRTIGEEINIATGEEISIGELADKIREITGSSAIIRKARERTRPEKSEVERLVGDPAKLKDLTGWGPGYTLENGLRSTIEWFGREENIACYRRDGYVV